In Arthrobacter sp. B3I4, the following proteins share a genomic window:
- a CDS encoding class I SAM-dependent methyltransferase — translation MAVAADDIRDRQRIIWDHFAAGWKKWDAALLGWHGPFGDAVIEDAWLGPDSVVLDVASGTGEPGLTAAALVPEGQVAMADISAGMLHVATEKAAGLGLTNVSFSVCDAAGLPFEDATFDAVLCRFGFLYFPDTRAALAEMMRTAKPGARISAAVWGRAAQNPWATLVLGALVQHAELARPPAGMPGVFRCSAPGFMARLFRQAGLVEVTERTVSTDLVHRSPESYWEFMQDIATMVALGLAQADREAQALIRSDVFQMLGRYEHEGAVRLRSAATIVAGTRV, via the coding sequence ATGGCAGTTGCAGCGGACGACATCCGCGACCGGCAGCGCATTATTTGGGACCATTTCGCGGCCGGCTGGAAGAAGTGGGACGCGGCACTGCTCGGCTGGCACGGGCCCTTCGGCGACGCTGTGATCGAGGACGCCTGGCTGGGGCCGGATTCGGTGGTGCTCGACGTCGCCTCGGGGACCGGCGAACCCGGGCTTACGGCCGCGGCGCTGGTGCCGGAGGGCCAGGTCGCCATGGCGGACATTTCTGCCGGCATGCTGCACGTGGCCACCGAGAAAGCCGCTGGCCTGGGCCTGACCAACGTGAGCTTCAGTGTCTGCGACGCCGCAGGGTTGCCCTTTGAGGACGCGACGTTCGACGCCGTCCTGTGCCGCTTCGGGTTCCTGTACTTTCCGGACACGCGGGCCGCTCTTGCGGAAATGATGCGCACGGCAAAGCCCGGCGCGAGGATCAGCGCCGCCGTCTGGGGCCGGGCCGCCCAGAACCCCTGGGCCACCCTCGTGCTCGGCGCGCTCGTGCAGCATGCCGAGCTCGCGCGGCCGCCGGCCGGGATGCCGGGGGTGTTCCGTTGCTCGGCGCCGGGCTTCATGGCCCGGCTGTTCCGGCAGGCCGGACTCGTGGAGGTCACCGAGCGGACGGTCAGCACGGACCTGGTGCACCGCTCCCCGGAGAGTTACTGGGAGTTCATGCAGGACATCGCGACCATGGTGGCACTGGGGCTGGCGCAGGCGGACCGGGAAGCACAGGCCCTGATCCGTTCGGACGTGTTCCAGATGCTGGGGCGCTATGAGCACGAAGGCGCCGTCCGGCTGCGGTCAGCGGCGACCATCGTGGCCGGAACCCGGGTGTAG
- a CDS encoding type IV toxin-antitoxin system AbiEi family antitoxin domain-containing protein, whose protein sequence is MDRTDFILSSDSARLGRDTRQLARRAAAGELRRIRQGVYAPAAVWDALKFWDKYPLLVQAAASTLQNRTVFCRASSAALWDLPVLGRSLLVHACTFDDRGGRSRAGVRRHFADAGLLQVDERRGLLVTSRLQTVLDLAAFESFEQAVAALDHVLKPQPGLAPLSKSELDAGIGTNYSASAARRIRAALDFADAASGSAGESVSRALMHRLGFQSPTLQSEVFDARGFAGRPDFEWCEDRLCGEFDGLVKYQKPEYLQGRTASDVVIEEKRREDRIRATGRRVIRWTWKGISCSARFGAYLSAMGVPRQTRPACRH, encoded by the coding sequence ATGGACCGAACCGACTTCATCCTCAGCAGCGACTCGGCACGTCTGGGCCGCGATACCCGTCAGCTTGCCCGCCGGGCTGCCGCGGGCGAGTTGCGCCGGATCCGGCAGGGCGTCTACGCGCCCGCCGCTGTGTGGGACGCGCTGAAATTCTGGGACAAGTACCCGCTTCTGGTTCAGGCAGCCGCGTCGACCTTGCAAAACCGGACCGTGTTTTGCCGGGCATCATCCGCCGCGCTGTGGGATCTTCCAGTACTGGGCCGCTCACTGTTGGTGCATGCCTGCACCTTCGATGACCGCGGCGGCCGCTCCCGGGCCGGCGTCCGGCGGCACTTCGCTGATGCCGGGTTGCTGCAGGTCGACGAACGTCGCGGGTTGCTGGTCACTTCCCGGCTCCAGACGGTGCTGGACCTCGCGGCGTTCGAGTCTTTCGAACAGGCGGTTGCCGCCCTCGACCACGTCCTGAAACCTCAACCCGGGCTGGCGCCGCTGAGCAAGTCGGAGCTGGATGCCGGCATCGGGACCAACTACTCCGCCTCGGCGGCCAGGCGCATCCGTGCCGCCCTAGACTTCGCGGATGCGGCGTCGGGCTCGGCCGGAGAGTCCGTAAGCCGGGCCCTGATGCACCGCCTCGGCTTCCAGTCTCCGACGCTCCAGTCCGAAGTCTTCGATGCCAGGGGTTTTGCCGGCCGCCCCGACTTCGAATGGTGCGAAGACCGGCTCTGCGGAGAATTCGACGGCCTGGTCAAATACCAGAAGCCGGAGTACCTACAGGGCCGCACCGCCTCCGACGTCGTCATTGAGGAGAAGCGCCGCGAAGACCGGATTCGGGCGACCGGGCGGAGGGTGATCCGCTGGACCTGGAAGGGGATCTCCTGCTCTGCCCGGTTCGGGGCTTACCTTTCGGCTATGGGCGTCCCGCGGCAGACACGACCGGCCTGCCGCCACTGA
- the bcp gene encoding thioredoxin-dependent thiol peroxidase yields MSQNPVKLQPGTPAPDFTLPDAEGNRVSLADYRGKNVIVYFYPKAATPGCTTEACDFRDSLSSLQGSGYEVLGISPDGPEALAHFTGDFALTFPLLADQDHAVALAYGAWGEKLVRGEVTEGIVRSTVVLDPEGKVKLAQYQVKAEGHVAALKAELGV; encoded by the coding sequence ATGAGCCAGAACCCCGTCAAGCTCCAGCCCGGTACCCCGGCCCCCGACTTCACGCTTCCCGATGCCGAGGGCAATCGGGTGTCGCTCGCTGACTACCGCGGCAAGAACGTCATCGTGTACTTCTATCCGAAGGCGGCCACCCCGGGCTGCACCACCGAAGCCTGCGACTTCCGTGACAGCCTGTCCTCGCTGCAGGGCTCGGGTTACGAAGTGCTGGGCATCTCCCCCGACGGCCCCGAAGCACTCGCCCATTTCACCGGTGACTTCGCGCTGACCTTCCCACTGCTCGCCGACCAGGACCACGCCGTCGCCCTGGCCTACGGAGCCTGGGGCGAGAAACTGGTCCGCGGTGAGGTAACCGAAGGCATCGTTCGCTCCACCGTGGTCCTTGATCCGGAGGGCAAGGTCAAGCTCGCGCAGTACCAGGTCAAGGCCGAGGGCCACGTCGCCGCACTGAAAGCCGAACTGGGCGTCTAG
- a CDS encoding MFS transporter gives MTPAATRNTTDRTARIGVAFIGVLLIAVNLRVSFVTVGPVLGNISTDLGLSSAAAGFLTGLPLIAFAVFSPLAPGFANRVGLDRALWTSLLILAAGIVLRSLPLTGVIWAGTALIGLAIAFLNVLVPSLVKRDFPMRVSQVTGGYTAAQAAFAAVGAAVVVPVAQTSPAGWRLALGIWVGLALIAMAVLLPWLRRHRTGTAHAAAPKATYRSPWSSALGWQVTIFMGLQSIAFYVLMAWLPTIEQSRGVPATTAGIHLSVFLLISVFASLAAGGILHRGRDQRLVASTSGALTVATFLGLTLAPDLVLLWIVLGAIGCGSLIVVALSLFSLRTVNHPQAAALSGMAQSVGYGLSAVGPVLFGAFHDLTDGWTLPLLVTAGIMAVLSLVGLLAGRNRVISGPA, from the coding sequence GTGACCCCCGCCGCCACCCGGAACACGACCGACCGTACCGCCAGGATCGGCGTCGCCTTCATCGGCGTGCTGCTTATCGCCGTCAACCTGCGGGTTTCCTTTGTCACCGTGGGGCCCGTCCTCGGGAACATCAGCACCGACCTCGGGCTTTCCAGTGCCGCAGCCGGGTTCCTGACCGGACTTCCACTCATTGCCTTTGCCGTCTTCTCGCCCCTGGCGCCCGGCTTCGCCAACCGGGTGGGCCTTGACCGGGCGCTCTGGACCTCCCTGCTGATCCTCGCCGCGGGTATCGTGCTGCGCTCCCTGCCGCTGACCGGGGTGATCTGGGCCGGCACCGCGCTGATCGGGCTGGCCATCGCGTTCCTCAATGTCCTGGTGCCCTCGCTCGTGAAGCGGGATTTTCCAATGCGGGTCAGTCAGGTCACCGGGGGCTATACCGCCGCCCAGGCCGCCTTCGCCGCGGTGGGGGCCGCCGTCGTCGTCCCGGTAGCCCAAACCTCCCCGGCCGGTTGGCGGCTGGCCCTGGGAATCTGGGTGGGACTGGCTCTGATTGCCATGGCGGTGCTGCTGCCCTGGCTGCGCCGCCACCGGACGGGCACGGCACATGCTGCCGCCCCGAAGGCCACCTACCGGTCGCCCTGGTCCTCCGCCCTGGGCTGGCAGGTGACGATCTTCATGGGGCTGCAGTCGATCGCCTTCTACGTCCTGATGGCCTGGCTGCCCACCATCGAACAAAGCCGCGGCGTCCCCGCCACCACCGCCGGTATCCACTTGTCTGTGTTCCTGCTGATCAGCGTCTTCGCCAGCCTTGCCGCCGGCGGCATCCTTCACCGCGGACGCGACCAGCGGCTGGTGGCCTCCACCAGCGGCGCGCTCACGGTGGCGACGTTCCTGGGGCTGACGCTGGCGCCGGACCTGGTGCTGCTGTGGATCGTCCTGGGGGCCATCGGCTGCGGAAGCCTCATTGTCGTCGCCTTGTCCCTGTTCAGCCTCCGGACGGTGAACCACCCGCAGGCTGCGGCGTTGTCCGGCATGGCGCAATCTGTCGGCTACGGGCTCAGCGCGGTGGGACCGGTCCTGTTCGGCGCCTTTCACGACCTCACCGACGGCTGGACGCTGCCGCTCCTCGTGACCGCGGGCATCATGGCGGTCCTCTCCCTGGTGGGGCTGCTGGCCGGGCGGAACCGGGTCATCAGCGGACCGGCCTGA
- a CDS encoding hydroxypyruvate isomerase family protein, with amino-acid sequence MSYTVNCSILLTELPLLERPAAVKAAGFDAVEFWWPFADSVPGDAEITAFERAITDAGVRLTGLNFNAGDMPAGDRGLVSWAGRSSEFRDNIDVVAGIGARLGCTSFNALYGNRQDGHSPEEQDELAVENLAAAAAVVGRSGGTVLLEPVSGAPRYPLLTADDAVRVLARVRQETGAANIKLLADFYHLSVNGDDVDAVIERHARDFGHVQIADSPGRGAPGSGGLRLAGWIARSRELGYEGRIGLEYKAPAETAFDWALGQPASEPASRAASGRRDMP; translated from the coding sequence ATGTCCTACACCGTGAACTGCTCCATCCTGCTGACCGAACTGCCGCTGCTGGAACGTCCCGCGGCGGTGAAAGCGGCGGGTTTCGACGCCGTCGAGTTCTGGTGGCCCTTCGCGGACTCCGTTCCCGGTGACGCCGAGATCACTGCCTTCGAACGGGCCATCACCGACGCAGGCGTCCGGCTCACGGGGCTGAACTTCAACGCCGGGGACATGCCTGCCGGGGACCGCGGTCTGGTCTCCTGGGCCGGCCGCAGCTCGGAGTTCCGGGACAACATCGACGTCGTCGCCGGCATCGGCGCGCGGCTTGGCTGCACCTCCTTCAACGCGCTCTACGGCAACCGGCAGGACGGGCACTCCCCCGAGGAGCAGGACGAACTCGCCGTCGAAAACCTCGCCGCCGCGGCAGCCGTTGTGGGCCGCAGCGGCGGAACAGTGCTGCTGGAGCCGGTCAGCGGCGCACCCCGCTACCCACTCCTGACGGCCGACGACGCCGTCCGCGTTCTGGCGCGGGTCAGGCAGGAGACGGGCGCGGCGAACATCAAGCTGCTCGCCGATTTTTACCACCTTTCGGTCAACGGCGACGACGTCGATGCGGTCATCGAGCGGCACGCCCGGGATTTCGGCCACGTCCAGATCGCCGACAGCCCGGGCCGCGGCGCTCCGGGGTCGGGCGGCCTTCGGCTGGCCGGCTGGATCGCCCGCAGCCGGGAGCTGGGGTACGAAGGCCGGATCGGCCTGGAATACAAGGCGCCGGCGGAAACCGCGTTCGACTGGGCGCTCGGCCAGCCTGCCAGCGAGCCCGCCAGCCGGGCCGCCTCCGGCCGGAGGGACATGCCGTGA
- a CDS encoding glycine zipper domain-containing protein — MKYESLWIGMLVGAAIGYAVGVATADKPFTGLLIGVAVGALVGLATRKDPRKRR; from the coding sequence GTGAAGTACGAGTCGCTGTGGATCGGAATGCTGGTTGGTGCTGCCATCGGCTATGCCGTCGGCGTGGCCACGGCGGACAAACCCTTCACCGGGCTGCTGATTGGCGTGGCCGTCGGGGCGCTGGTCGGCCTGGCCACCCGGAAAGATCCGCGGAAGCGGCGGTAG
- a CDS encoding aldo/keto reductase — translation MEQRILGKTGRNVSIVGLGTWQLGADWGTVDPAQARAVLDAAAEAGVTFFDTADVYGDGRSEQAIGAFLADNPGLDITVATKMGRRAEQRPENYTLSNFREWTDRSRRNLGREQLDLVQLHCPPSAVYSNAEVYDALDTLVAEGAIRNYGVSVERTDEALEAIRHDGTATVQIILNAFRLKPLDEVLPAAQAAGVGIIARVPLASGLLSGKYTADTSFAEDDHRNYNRAGAAFDVGETFSGIDFAEGLKAVAEFEQLVPDGVSTAQAAIAWIAAQDGVSTVIPGARNVEQARGNAEAASVSGIDATFDVGVREIYDRYFRASIHPRW, via the coding sequence ATGGAACAGCGCATCTTGGGCAAGACCGGACGGAACGTCTCCATCGTCGGGCTGGGAACCTGGCAGCTTGGAGCGGACTGGGGGACCGTGGACCCGGCGCAGGCTCGGGCCGTCCTGGACGCCGCCGCCGAAGCGGGGGTCACTTTCTTCGACACCGCGGACGTCTACGGGGACGGCCGCAGCGAGCAGGCCATCGGCGCTTTCCTAGCGGACAACCCGGGCCTGGACATCACCGTGGCCACCAAGATGGGCCGCCGCGCGGAGCAGCGGCCGGAGAACTACACCCTCAGCAACTTCCGCGAGTGGACTGACCGGTCCCGGCGCAACCTCGGCAGAGAGCAGCTCGATCTGGTCCAGCTGCACTGCCCGCCGAGTGCCGTCTACAGCAACGCCGAGGTCTACGATGCTCTGGACACCCTCGTGGCCGAGGGCGCTATCCGGAACTACGGCGTCAGCGTCGAGCGGACCGATGAGGCCCTCGAAGCGATCCGGCATGACGGTACCGCCACGGTGCAGATCATCCTCAACGCCTTCCGGCTCAAGCCGCTGGACGAGGTGCTACCCGCGGCACAGGCCGCCGGCGTCGGCATCATCGCCCGCGTGCCGCTCGCCTCCGGTCTGCTCTCCGGGAAATACACCGCGGACACGTCCTTCGCCGAGGACGACCACCGGAACTACAACCGCGCCGGGGCGGCGTTCGACGTCGGCGAGACTTTCTCCGGCATCGACTTCGCGGAGGGCCTCAAGGCCGTGGCGGAGTTCGAACAGCTGGTGCCCGACGGCGTCAGCACCGCCCAGGCGGCCATCGCCTGGATCGCAGCCCAGGACGGCGTGAGTACCGTCATTCCCGGCGCCCGGAACGTCGAGCAGGCCCGCGGCAACGCGGAGGCGGCGTCGGTCAGCGGCATCGACGCGACGTTCGACGTCGGCGTCCGCGAAATCTATGACCGCTACTTCCGCGCCTCGATCCACCCGCGCTGGTAG
- a CDS encoding DUF488 family protein, protein MTDTTIFTVGHSTHPIDEFIGILKAHGIKKLIDVRTVPKSRHNPQFNTDELAASVRASGITYRRMASLGGLRHTTKDSPNGAWRNASFRGYADYMQTEDFADAVGQLLEHGKHSDAAIMCAEAVPWRCHRSLVGDALLVRKAKVLDIMTEKSAKPHTLTSFARVDGERIWYPPE, encoded by the coding sequence ATGACGGACACGACTATCTTCACGGTGGGGCACTCCACGCACCCCATCGACGAGTTCATCGGCATCCTCAAGGCCCACGGGATCAAGAAGCTGATCGATGTGCGGACCGTCCCGAAGTCACGGCACAACCCGCAGTTCAACACCGATGAGCTGGCGGCGAGCGTCCGGGCCAGCGGAATCACCTACCGGCGGATGGCCTCCCTGGGCGGGCTGCGGCACACCACCAAGGACAGTCCCAACGGCGCCTGGCGCAATGCCTCGTTCCGGGGCTATGCGGACTACATGCAGACCGAGGACTTCGCTGACGCCGTTGGCCAGCTGCTGGAGCACGGCAAGCACAGCGACGCGGCGATCATGTGCGCCGAAGCCGTCCCCTGGCGCTGCCACCGCTCGCTGGTCGGCGACGCGCTGCTGGTCCGGAAGGCCAAGGTGCTGGACATCATGACGGAAAAGTCCGCCAAGCCCCACACCCTGACCTCCTTCGCGCGGGTGGACGGGGAGCGGATTTGGTACCCACCGGAGTGA
- a CDS encoding uracil-DNA glycosylase: MTSRAIEDFVNRLAAVETGPACNNFFDDAAPGNAQRRLNLAIYLQEMLDRSPKVLLVGEAPGFRGMGITGVPFTNRTMFGGPANRLGLFGPGKGYVVPPDADGIAAEPTATVMWEVLAELEFLPLLWSACPWHTHLPGRPLSNRTPTAAEAALGSPFWQELARIFAVEAVVAVGNVSHRSLQRSGFDAPKIRHPAHGGRAGFKRGLQELIDAGMAR; this comes from the coding sequence ATGACTTCACGCGCCATTGAGGACTTCGTCAACCGGCTCGCCGCCGTGGAGACAGGGCCAGCGTGCAACAACTTCTTTGACGACGCTGCACCCGGGAACGCCCAGCGCCGGCTGAACCTCGCCATCTACCTGCAGGAAATGCTCGACCGCTCCCCGAAAGTGCTGCTGGTCGGTGAGGCGCCGGGCTTCCGGGGCATGGGGATCACCGGCGTTCCCTTCACCAACAGGACCATGTTCGGCGGTCCAGCGAACCGGCTCGGGCTTTTCGGACCAGGCAAGGGCTACGTTGTGCCGCCGGACGCCGACGGAATTGCGGCGGAGCCGACGGCGACGGTGATGTGGGAGGTCCTAGCCGAGCTGGAGTTCCTTCCGCTGCTCTGGAGCGCCTGCCCCTGGCACACCCACCTGCCTGGCCGGCCGCTGTCCAACCGCACCCCCACCGCCGCCGAAGCGGCCCTCGGTTCCCCATTCTGGCAGGAGCTGGCCCGGATCTTCGCCGTCGAGGCGGTGGTGGCCGTCGGTAACGTGTCGCACCGCAGCCTGCAGCGCAGCGGCTTCGACGCCCCGAAAATCCGGCACCCTGCGCACGGCGGCCGGGCCGGGTTCAAGCGGGGACTGCAGGAACTGATCGACGCCGGCATGGCCCGTTAG
- a CDS encoding serine hydrolase: MTWHGHTGPRHVRADRRSTALLPVAVTALLAMGLALGGYSAAHPRSTAAAAGTVTGTVTSKLAPAGAAVQAAGTAVLAAGAAAGTAAGTGAAAAGAGTAALHAAAGTIDPELETEINGIIDASPEYRIGVALVDLSGGSDAEVHRYGSEDPFVAASTAKVLAAEAFYHQVDIGAASLDEQLGDYSAAFQLQAMIQQSDNDSWALIMDAVGHAELTDYAASLGVQYSPESNALTPSDMARILAGLYRGTLLEARDAAQLLSAMQDTNDETLIPAAVPAGVTVFHKYGALDGELHDAAILAKDGQAYALVVYTSGDDLSSAPERTDIIHRIAAAVTDAVF, from the coding sequence ATGACCTGGCACGGGCACACCGGCCCGCGGCACGTACGGGCGGATCGGCGCAGCACCGCCCTGTTGCCGGTCGCAGTTACTGCCCTTTTGGCAATGGGGCTAGCCCTCGGCGGCTATTCGGCCGCGCACCCCCGTTCGACGGCGGCCGCGGCCGGAACCGTAACCGGAACCGTGACAAGCAAGCTCGCACCGGCCGGCGCTGCCGTTCAGGCCGCCGGAACTGCCGTCCTCGCAGCCGGGGCTGCCGCTGGCACCGCAGCGGGAACCGGCGCTGCGGCCGCAGGAGCGGGCACCGCAGCCCTGCACGCCGCCGCCGGAACCATTGACCCGGAACTTGAGACGGAGATCAACGGCATCATTGACGCCAGTCCTGAGTACCGGATCGGGGTGGCCCTAGTGGACCTATCGGGCGGCTCCGATGCGGAGGTTCACCGGTATGGGAGCGAGGACCCCTTCGTGGCGGCCAGCACCGCCAAGGTGCTGGCTGCGGAGGCATTTTACCACCAGGTCGACATCGGCGCAGCCTCGCTGGACGAACAGCTGGGCGACTACTCCGCGGCCTTCCAGCTGCAGGCGATGATCCAGCAGAGTGATAACGACTCCTGGGCGCTGATCATGGACGCCGTGGGCCACGCGGAACTGACGGACTATGCGGCGTCGCTGGGCGTGCAGTACAGCCCCGAGAGCAACGCGCTCACGCCGTCGGACATGGCCCGGATTCTGGCGGGGCTCTACCGCGGAACGCTGCTGGAGGCCAGGGATGCCGCGCAATTGCTTTCCGCCATGCAGGACACGAACGATGAGACACTGATTCCCGCCGCGGTTCCCGCCGGCGTCACCGTCTTCCACAAGTACGGCGCGCTGGACGGGGAACTGCACGATGCCGCCATCCTCGCCAAGGACGGGCAGGCGTACGCCCTCGTGGTTTACACCAGCGGTGACGACCTGAGCAGTGCCCCGGAGCGCACGGACATCATCCACCGGATAGCGGCCGCGGTAACGGACGCCGTGTTCTAG
- a CDS encoding alpha/beta fold hydrolase gives MAYIKVGTENSTDVELYYEDHGSGQPVVLIHGYPLDGSSWEKQTAALLAAGYRVITYDRRGFGQSSKPTEGYDYDTFAADLNTLLTNLDLNDAVLVGFSMGTGEVGRYLGSYGSARVAKAVFLGSLEPYLLQTEDNPEGAPQSVFDSLMEAVTADRYAFFTDFFKNFYNSDTFLGTPRLSEEVMRAGWNLATSGGPTASAAAQPTWLTDFRADVAKIDVPALIVHGTADQILPIDVTGRRFAKALPDAEYVEIEGAPHGMLWTHAAEVNEALLGFLAK, from the coding sequence ATGGCATACATCAAGGTTGGAACCGAGAACAGCACCGACGTCGAGCTTTACTACGAAGACCACGGGTCCGGACAGCCGGTGGTCCTGATCCATGGCTACCCGCTGGACGGATCGTCCTGGGAGAAGCAGACGGCCGCGCTCCTGGCCGCCGGCTACCGCGTCATCACCTACGACCGGCGCGGGTTCGGCCAGTCCAGCAAACCGACCGAGGGTTACGACTACGACACCTTCGCCGCTGACCTCAATACGCTGCTGACAAACCTGGACCTGAACGACGCCGTGCTGGTCGGCTTCTCGATGGGCACCGGCGAGGTGGGCCGCTACCTGGGCAGTTACGGTTCGGCACGGGTGGCCAAGGCCGTGTTCCTCGGCTCGCTGGAACCCTACCTGTTGCAGACCGAGGACAACCCGGAAGGCGCCCCGCAGTCGGTGTTCGACAGCCTGATGGAGGCAGTCACCGCCGACCGATACGCCTTCTTCACCGACTTCTTCAAGAACTTCTACAACAGCGACACCTTCCTGGGCACGCCACGGCTCAGCGAGGAAGTGATGCGGGCCGGCTGGAACCTCGCCACCTCGGGCGGCCCGACGGCGTCGGCGGCCGCACAGCCCACCTGGCTCACCGACTTCCGCGCAGACGTGGCCAAGATCGACGTCCCGGCCCTGATCGTGCACGGCACCGCGGACCAGATCCTGCCGATCGACGTTACCGGCCGCCGCTTCGCGAAGGCGCTGCCGGACGCGGAGTACGTGGAGATCGAGGGCGCCCCGCACGGCATGCTGTGGACCCACGCCGCCGAGGTCAACGAGGCGCTGCTGGGGTTCCTGGCGAAGTAG
- a CDS encoding 2-hydroxyacid dehydrogenase, translating to MPRKISVSLPDSSLREYLKPHPDVTVLEWDLTGEPPQSRLDIVVPPYMGGQGVLRGLEAVETGLVQSQSIGYDGVEEFLPAGRTYANAASVHEASTAELTVALILASQRELPRTLQNQRERRWEARPTASLADQRVLIIGYGGVGKAIEDRLLPFETTVARVASKARSDSRGPVHGIDELQALLPEHDIVVVVVPLSDSTRHLVDDTFLAAMPDGALLVNVARGPVADTDALVKHTGSGRLRAALDVTDPEPLPEDHPLWDIPGVIISPHVGGASAAMRPRMGRLLQRQIELMLADEPPLNVVLGG from the coding sequence ATGCCAAGGAAAATTTCAGTCAGCCTGCCGGACTCCAGCCTGCGGGAATACCTCAAACCCCACCCCGACGTCACTGTCCTCGAATGGGACCTGACCGGGGAACCGCCCCAGTCCCGCCTCGACATCGTGGTGCCGCCCTACATGGGCGGCCAGGGAGTCCTGCGAGGACTGGAAGCCGTGGAGACCGGGCTGGTGCAGAGCCAGTCGATCGGTTACGACGGCGTGGAGGAGTTCCTGCCTGCCGGCCGGACGTACGCCAACGCCGCCAGTGTCCACGAGGCATCCACCGCTGAGCTGACCGTGGCCCTGATCCTGGCCAGCCAGCGTGAGCTGCCGAGGACGCTGCAGAACCAGCGCGAACGCCGCTGGGAAGCCCGTCCGACTGCCAGCCTGGCGGACCAGCGCGTCCTGATCATTGGTTACGGCGGCGTCGGCAAGGCGATCGAAGACCGGCTGCTGCCGTTTGAAACCACCGTGGCCCGCGTGGCCAGCAAGGCGCGGTCTGACTCACGCGGTCCCGTCCACGGCATCGACGAGCTGCAGGCCCTGTTGCCGGAGCACGACATCGTGGTGGTCGTGGTGCCGCTCAGCGACTCCACCCGGCACCTCGTCGACGATACGTTTCTTGCCGCCATGCCCGACGGCGCCCTGCTGGTCAACGTGGCCCGCGGACCGGTCGCGGACACCGATGCCCTGGTCAAGCACACCGGCTCCGGCCGGCTCCGCGCCGCGCTGGACGTCACCGATCCCGAGCCGCTGCCCGAGGACCACCCGCTGTGGGACATCCCCGGCGTCATCATCAGCCCGCACGTCGGCGGGGCGAGCGCAGCCATGCGTCCTCGGATGGGCAGGCTGCTGCAGCGGCAGATCGAGTTGATGCTCGCTGATGAGCCGCCGTTGAACGTGGTGCTGGGCGGCTAA
- a CDS encoding VOC family protein has protein sequence MLSIGSVVIRVDDLERQMSFWQAALGYEPRREPDDGFVILQPPGGGGTCISLDHVPAAVQVPPRLHLDLYTEDQDAEVQRLLDLGATKVEWSKRPADADYVILADPEGNRFCVVDTAGRGDSTPPDGARQPGS, from the coding sequence ATGTTGAGCATCGGCTCGGTCGTGATCCGGGTGGATGACTTGGAACGGCAAATGAGTTTCTGGCAGGCCGCCCTGGGCTACGAGCCGCGGCGGGAGCCGGACGACGGTTTCGTGATTCTGCAGCCGCCCGGAGGGGGTGGCACGTGCATTTCCCTGGACCACGTACCGGCCGCCGTGCAGGTCCCACCGCGTCTGCATCTGGACCTTTACACGGAGGACCAGGACGCCGAGGTGCAGCGCCTCCTGGACCTCGGCGCCACCAAGGTTGAATGGAGCAAGCGGCCGGCGGACGCGGACTACGTCATCCTGGCCGATCCGGAAGGCAATCGGTTCTGCGTGGTGGACACCGCCGGACGGGGCGATAGCACCCCGCCCGACGGCGCCCGGCAGCCTGGTTCCTAG